A stretch of DNA from Aliidongia dinghuensis:
CGCCGTTGCCACCCCACAAGCCGCTGAAGCTGTCGACGATCTCGATGCGCATGACGTATTTGGCCTGCTTATATCCGAGCTGCCTCTCGACCCTCAGCCGCAGCGGCGCGCCGTGGCCGACGGACAGGTCTTTACCGTTCATCGCGTAAGCGAGGATCGTCTGCGGGTGGAACGCGTCGATCAGGTCGATGCTCTCGTAGTAGCGGCCACTGCCGTCCAGCGTCTTTTCGAGCTCGTCGGCGCAGTGAAGGACCGCAAAGCGCGCAGAGGGCTTTAACCCAATCGAGCGAAGCAGCGATCCGAGGGGAACGCCCGTCCATTTGCCGATGGCGCTCCAGCCCTCGACGCAGTCGTGCCGGGTGATCTGCGTTCGCGCCGGCAACTTCTTTAGGTCCACAAGGGAGAACTCGCGAGGCTGCACCACGAGACCGTCGATCTTCAAACGCCAGTCGGCGAAATTGCTGTCCAGGAGTGCCGCATATTCCTCGCTATCCGGCATGGTGCTGCCGTTCACCCTGAACGACGGCGAGATGTCGGCTTCCAAGAACTCCCGCGCGAGCGCGCCGCGCCCCTGCAGGAGCCGGTGGGCCTTCATCGTCAGCTGCTCGGCCGAGCGTAAAACGGCTCCCCCGGCGTCCGGTTTCAGCGCCCCGTAGCCGGCAAGCGCCGCCGCGGTGGCGCCGAGCGTGCTGCCGATCATGAAGCGACGGCGCGACAGCGAGATCCTGGTCATGCTTTTGGCCCGCTCTCACGAATGGCGTAACGCCCGGTGATCATCGAGCGCATGTTGTTCCAGGCGCCCGACAGAACGACCATCGCGACGTGAACCAGCACGAACTTCACCAGCAGCGAGGCGGTGATGAAATGGATGGTCCGGGCGGTCTGGCGCCCGCCGAACAGGTCGAGGAGCGCCGGAAAGGCGGCGTCGACACCCGGCGACATGGTCAACCCCGTCAGCAGCATCATCGGCAGGAAACCGGCGATGACGACGAGATAGGTCAGCTTCTGCAGTACGTTGTAATGACGGGCTTCCTCGCCTTCGGGAAACCGCAGACGCGCATGCGTGACGATCTCATGCCAGAGGTAGGACGCCGACAGTTGTCCACGTCTTGGTGCGAGATCGCGACGGAAATGCCCACTCAGGAAGCCGTATCCCAGGTAGACGGCACCGTTGATGACGAAGAACCACGCGAAGAAGAAGTGCCAGCGCCGACCGGTGGCGAGGTCTTGATCGGACGGGATCGTCAGCCAAGCCGGAAAGGCCCGTGCGGTAGGCTCGCCCTCGAAGCTCGAAACGCCGAGAAACCCCGTCGTCGGGACTTCAATTCCCCCTGCCCGGACAAAGCCGCGCAGGCCATCCTTGTCTTCGGCCGACCCGATCGTAAGGAACGCGGGGTCTCCGTCCGCGCCGTACTGCCCCCAATACAATTCAGGATGTGCGTTGAATATCTGCAGCCCGCTCAGCAGCAGCGCGGTGAGACAAAGGACGTTGAGCCAATGCGTAACGCGGGTAACGACGGAATGACGGCGGATCAGGATCGTCCCCGCCTGCCGGCCGTTCTCGTGTCCTGTCTTCTCGTCGCTCATGGAAAACTCCAAGATCTAGCGCCGTATTTGCCTTGAAGGGCGTTGGCATCGCTTCGATCGTTGCCGCCGGCTCCGACCGGCGGCAGTGCCGCTCACATCGGCGGGACGACGCCGTGCGTGCCGACGACGATCTGGTGCGTCGCGAGGGCACCCGACGCGTCCTTCGCCGCCGGGATGAAGACGATTGCGCCCGGGATCAGGTCGTCTTTGGTCGCAGGCGCCAGCGTGACGACCGGCGTGCCGTTGGGAATGGAGATTTTCTTTTCCTTGCCCTGGTAGGACACGGTGACGGTCTGACCGTCGACGCCCTTGACCGCATCGGCGACCGTCGCGTTGGTCATGCTGCTATTGGGCTTCAGATCCCAGCCATGGCTTCCCTCTCCAGCGCCCTTGAGCGCCGGCGGGAAGATGAGAACCTCGAGCGCGCCATCGCCGCCGTTCACCTTGGGCAGCGAGGCGATGCCGACATAGTCGCCAGGCTTGATGTCGGTGATCGCGGCTTTCGCCACGCCGGAAACCACCCATCCGTCGGCCAGGGTCACGTCGACCGTATTACCTTCGCGGGTCTTCACTTTGAGCGCCTTGTCGCCGAGGCTGATGACGCTGCCCCGCACACGGACCTGGTCCGCCGGCTGGCTTTGGGCCATCGCCGGCGCCGTGAGCACGGCAGCCGCAGGGAGAGCGGTGGTGGCGACGAAAAGCGCCGGGAGCAACTTGCGAAGCATGAGAATCTTCCTTTGCCTACTAGTCGGTAGTTTCATGGCGCGAGTTCGGGTATTCATCTCGATGCGATGCGCCGCATGATCGCTCGAAA
This window harbors:
- a CDS encoding cytochrome b/b6 domain-containing protein — protein: MSDEKTGHENGRQAGTILIRRHSVVTRVTHWLNVLCLTALLLSGLQIFNAHPELYWGQYGADGDPAFLTIGSAEDKDGLRGFVRAGGIEVPTTGFLGVSSFEGEPTARAFPAWLTIPSDQDLATGRRWHFFFAWFFVINGAVYLGYGFLSGHFRRDLAPRRGQLSASYLWHEIVTHARLRFPEGEEARHYNVLQKLTYLVVIAGFLPMMLLTGLTMSPGVDAAFPALLDLFGGRQTARTIHFITASLLVKFVLVHVAMVVLSGAWNNMRSMITGRYAIRESGPKA
- a CDS encoding molybdopterin-binding protein, with amino-acid sequence MTRISLSRRRFMIGSTLGATAAALAGYGALKPDAGGAVLRSAEQLTMKAHRLLQGRGALAREFLEADISPSFRVNGSTMPDSEEYAALLDSNFADWRLKIDGLVVQPREFSLVDLKKLPARTQITRHDCVEGWSAIGKWTGVPLGSLLRSIGLKPSARFAVLHCADELEKTLDGSGRYYESIDLIDAFHPQTILAYAMNGKDLSVGHGAPLRLRVERQLGYKQAKYVMRIEIVDSFSGLWGGNGGYWEDRGYEWYAGI